The following are encoded in a window of Bradyrhizobium guangdongense genomic DNA:
- a CDS encoding serine hydrolase domain-containing protein, with protein sequence MLAPTPASPESVGMSKAALDRVDAHLKARYIDAGRFPGTHLLVYRRGKIAHSSVQGLADVERKVPVRDDTIYRIYSMTKPLTSVAFMMLVEEGLVAIDEPVAKYIPEWKNLGVFVAGTSPSFLTRPPSRPMLIVDLLRHTSGLTYGFQQRSNVDAAYRAEKIGEVEKSGTLQGMIEGLAKIPLEFSPGEAWNYSVATDVIGYLVGKISGMPFEQFLKERILDPLGMTDTDFHVPASKAHRFAACYSADPGGGMTFHAGQHREGITLQDDPATSSFLSPPSFISGGGGLCSTVADYLTFCRALLNGGELGGVRLIGPKTLALMTSNHVPGGQTLPEMSRSLFSEATYNGIGFGLGFAVTMRPAETLIAGSPGEYNWGGAATTSFWIDPAEELITIFMTQVLPSSAYPLRRELRSMVYAAITESNL encoded by the coding sequence ATGCTCGCCCCAACCCCCGCCTCGCCCGAATCCGTCGGCATGTCGAAGGCCGCGCTCGACCGCGTCGATGCCCATCTGAAGGCCAGGTATATCGATGCCGGCCGCTTCCCGGGCACGCACCTGCTCGTCTACCGCCGCGGCAAGATCGCCCACAGCTCGGTGCAGGGCCTTGCCGATGTCGAGCGCAAGGTGCCGGTCAGGGACGACACCATCTACCGCATCTATTCCATGACCAAGCCGCTCACCAGCGTCGCCTTCATGATGCTGGTCGAGGAAGGCCTCGTCGCGATCGACGAGCCGGTCGCAAAGTACATTCCGGAATGGAAAAACCTCGGCGTGTTCGTCGCCGGCACCTCGCCGTCCTTCCTGACCCGGCCGCCGTCCCGCCCGATGCTGATCGTCGACCTGCTGCGCCACACGTCAGGGCTGACTTACGGCTTCCAGCAGCGCTCCAATGTCGACGCCGCCTATCGCGCCGAGAAGATCGGCGAGGTCGAGAAATCAGGCACGCTCCAGGGCATGATCGAGGGCCTTGCGAAGATCCCGCTGGAATTCTCGCCGGGCGAGGCCTGGAACTACTCGGTCGCGACCGACGTGATCGGCTACCTCGTCGGCAAGATTTCCGGCATGCCGTTCGAGCAGTTCCTGAAGGAACGGATCCTGGATCCGCTCGGCATGACCGACACCGATTTCCACGTGCCGGCTTCCAAGGCGCATCGCTTCGCCGCGTGCTACTCGGCAGACCCGGGCGGCGGCATGACCTTCCACGCCGGCCAGCACCGCGAGGGCATCACGCTCCAGGATGATCCGGCGACGAGTTCGTTCCTCTCCCCGCCCTCCTTCATCTCCGGCGGCGGCGGGCTGTGCTCGACGGTTGCCGACTATCTGACCTTCTGCCGCGCGCTGCTCAACGGCGGCGAGCTTGGCGGCGTGAGGCTGATCGGGCCGAAGACGCTGGCGCTGATGACGAGCAATCACGTTCCGGGCGGGCAGACGCTGCCGGAGATGTCGCGCTCGCTGTTCTCGGAGGCCACCTATAACGGCATCGGCTTCGGCCTGGGATTTGCGGTGACCATGCGCCCGGCCGAGACGCTGATTGCCGGCAGCCCCGGCGAATACAATTGGGGCGGCGCGGCTACGACCTCGTTCTGGATCGATCCGGCTGAAGAGCTGATCACGATCTTCATGACGCAGGTTCTGCCGTCGAGCGCCTATCCGCTCCGACGCGAGCTGCGCAGCATGGTCTATGCCGCAATCACCGAGAGCAATCTCTGA
- a CDS encoding globin family protein, with amino-acid sequence MTPQQIALVQQSFSKVAPISEAASQLFYDRLFEVAPSVRAMFPQDMTEQRKKLMGMLAAVVSGLSNLETILPAASALAKRHVAYGAKAEHYPVVGATLLWTLEKGLGEAWTPELATAWTDAYGVLSGYMISEAYGPQAQAAE; translated from the coding sequence ATGACTCCTCAACAGATCGCGCTCGTGCAGCAGAGCTTTTCCAAGGTCGCGCCGATTTCAGAAGCAGCCTCCCAGCTGTTCTACGACCGCTTGTTCGAGGTCGCCCCGTCCGTGCGCGCGATGTTTCCGCAGGACATGACCGAGCAGCGCAAGAAGCTGATGGGCATGCTCGCTGCCGTGGTCAGCGGCCTGTCGAACCTCGAGACGATTCTTCCCGCGGCCTCCGCGCTTGCCAAGCGTCACGTCGCTTACGGCGCCAAGGCCGAACACTATCCCGTGGTCGGCGCGACCTTGCTCTGGACCTTGGAGAAGGGCCTTGGCGAGGCCTGGACACCCGAACTCGCCACCGCCTGGACCGACGCCTATGGCGTGCTGTCCGGCTACATGATTTCCGAGGCCTATGGCCCACAGGCGCAGGCCGCCGAATAG
- a CDS encoding nitrate reductase, with the protein MTAIDPTLRATRTTCPYCGVGCGVLATPDGKGGAAIAGDPDHPANFGRLCSKGSALGETVGLESRLLYPMIRCKGVLERVAWSDALDHVAHRMQHIVARDGADAVAFYLSGQLLTEDYYVANKLMKGFVGTANVDTNSRLCMSSSVAGHRRAFGADTVPGCYEDLDQADLLVFVGSNAAWCHPVLFQRMLKNRAERGARMIVIDPRRTDTASDVDLFLGLKPGTDTALFSGLFVHLADNGALDRDYIAQNTSGFDDALARARNIAGSVTATALATGLSEQDVAIFFKMFRDTEKVVTLYSQGVNQSAQGTDKVNAILNCHLATGRIGKVGASPFSLTGQPNAMGGREVGGLANMLAAHMGFTPPDIDRVRRFWKAPRIATHEGLKAVQLFEAINRGEVKALWVMGTNPAVSLPDADMVRDALKKLELFVVSENVLSNDTVEAGPHVLLPALAWGEKSGTVTNSERRISRQRSFLPAPGEARPDWWILSETAKRLGFGDSFNYKSAADIFREHAALSAFENDGSRDFDIGAMTSLSDDAFDALKPVQWPAREGEAPGERFFAEGGFFTNDGKGRFVAPEVPALRGETGPSRPLRLNTGRIRDQWHTMTRTGLSQRLGAHLPEPFVEIHPDDAGKYGIVHDGYARITTDYGQCILKVVVGEGQQRGALFVPIHWSAMNASHGRVGALVAPFTDPFSGQPESKATPAAIAPYEFVFRGFALSRKQLDLPQNLLWTRATVAGGFGYLFADNADLSRWPAWLDSVSGEDIAEYRDFGGGIYRAASFAGDRIETCLFVGPGHDAGDWEVVKSLFAADYVTDEQRRMLLSGKSGEGAASTGPIVCACFGVGRGTICDSIAGGARTAAEIGAKLKAGTNCGSCIPELKRLIATTDIASAREVKLAGAAS; encoded by the coding sequence ATGACGGCAATCGATCCGACGCTTCGCGCAACCAGAACGACCTGTCCCTATTGCGGCGTCGGCTGCGGCGTGCTGGCGACGCCCGACGGCAAGGGTGGGGCGGCGATCGCGGGCGATCCCGATCATCCCGCCAATTTCGGTCGGCTCTGCTCCAAGGGCTCCGCGCTCGGCGAGACCGTCGGGCTGGAAAGCCGTCTGCTGTATCCGATGATCCGCTGCAAGGGCGTGCTGGAACGCGTCGCCTGGAGCGATGCGCTCGATCATGTCGCCCACCGCATGCAGCACATCGTGGCGCGCGACGGCGCCGACGCGGTCGCGTTCTATCTCTCCGGACAGCTCCTCACCGAGGATTATTACGTCGCCAACAAGCTGATGAAGGGCTTTGTCGGAACCGCCAACGTCGATACCAATTCGCGGCTGTGCATGTCGTCCTCAGTCGCCGGCCATCGCCGCGCCTTCGGCGCCGATACCGTACCGGGGTGCTATGAGGATCTCGACCAGGCCGATCTGCTCGTCTTCGTCGGCTCGAACGCCGCCTGGTGTCATCCCGTTCTATTCCAGCGCATGTTGAAGAACCGTGCGGAGCGCGGCGCGCGCATGATCGTGATCGATCCGCGCCGCACCGATACCGCAAGCGATGTCGATCTGTTCCTCGGCCTCAAGCCCGGCACCGATACCGCGCTGTTCTCCGGCCTGTTCGTCCATCTTGCCGACAATGGCGCGCTCGATCGCGACTACATCGCGCAGAACACCTCCGGCTTCGACGATGCGCTGGCGCGCGCACGCAACATCGCCGGCAGCGTCACCGCGACCGCGCTGGCCACGGGTCTCTCCGAGCAGGACGTCGCCATCTTCTTCAAGATGTTCCGCGACACCGAGAAGGTCGTCACGCTCTATTCGCAAGGGGTCAACCAGTCGGCCCAGGGCACCGACAAGGTCAACGCGATCCTGAACTGCCATCTCGCCACGGGGCGGATCGGGAAGGTGGGCGCTTCGCCGTTCTCGCTGACCGGTCAGCCCAACGCGATGGGGGGCCGCGAAGTCGGTGGCCTCGCCAATATGCTCGCCGCCCATATGGGTTTCACGCCGCCCGACATCGATCGTGTCAGGCGGTTCTGGAAGGCGCCGCGCATCGCCACCCATGAAGGCCTGAAGGCAGTGCAGCTGTTCGAGGCGATCAATCGCGGCGAGGTCAAGGCACTGTGGGTGATGGGCACCAATCCCGCGGTGTCGCTGCCCGACGCGGACATGGTCCGCGATGCCCTGAAGAAGCTCGAGCTGTTCGTGGTCTCGGAGAACGTGCTCTCTAACGACACGGTCGAGGCCGGCCCGCATGTGCTGTTGCCCGCGCTGGCCTGGGGCGAGAAATCGGGCACCGTGACCAACTCCGAGCGCCGCATCTCGCGCCAGCGCTCGTTCCTGCCGGCGCCGGGCGAGGCGCGCCCCGACTGGTGGATTCTCAGCGAGACCGCCAAGCGCCTCGGCTTCGGCGACAGCTTCAACTACAAATCCGCGGCCGACATCTTCCGCGAGCACGCCGCGCTCTCGGCGTTCGAGAACGACGGCAGCCGCGACTTCGATATCGGTGCGATGACTTCGCTGTCCGACGACGCCTTCGACGCCTTGAAACCGGTGCAGTGGCCTGCGCGCGAAGGCGAGGCACCAGGCGAGCGCTTCTTCGCCGAGGGCGGATTCTTCACCAATGACGGCAAGGGCCGCTTCGTCGCGCCGGAGGTGCCGGCGCTGCGTGGCGAGACAGGGCCCTCGAGGCCCCTGAGGCTCAACACCGGACGCATCCGCGACCAGTGGCACACCATGACACGCACGGGCCTGAGCCAGCGCCTGGGTGCGCATCTGCCCGAACCTTTCGTCGAGATCCACCCTGATGACGCCGGCAAGTACGGCATCGTCCATGACGGCTACGCCCGCATCACCACCGATTATGGTCAGTGCATCCTGAAGGTCGTCGTCGGCGAAGGCCAGCAGCGCGGCGCGCTGTTCGTGCCGATCCACTGGAGCGCGATGAATGCTTCGCACGGCCGCGTCGGCGCGCTGGTAGCACCGTTCACCGATCCGTTCTCGGGCCAGCCGGAGTCGAAGGCGACGCCGGCGGCGATCGCTCCTTACGAGTTCGTCTTCCGCGGCTTCGCACTGTCGCGCAAGCAGCTCGATCTGCCACAGAACCTGTTGTGGACCCGCGCCACTGTCGCCGGCGGCTTCGGCTATCTCTTCGCCGACAATGCGGATCTGTCGCGCTGGCCAGCCTGGCTCGATTCCGTCTCCGGCGAGGACATTGCCGAGTATCGCGATTTCGGCGGCGGCATCTATCGCGCGGCCTCGTTCGCGGGCGACCGCATCGAGACCTGCCTGTTCGTCGGCCCCGGGCATGATGCCGGCGACTGGGAGGTGGTGAAGAGCCTGTTCGCGGCCGATTACGTCACCGACGAGCAGCGCCGCATGCTGCTGTCAGGCAAGTCCGGCGAAGGCGCCGCCTCGACCGGCCCGATCGTCTGCGCCTGCTTCGGCGTCGGCCGCGGCACCATCTGCGACAGCATCGCGGGCGGCGCGCGGACCGCGGCCGAGATCGGCGCCAAGCTCAAGGCCGGCACCAATTGCGGCTCCTGCATCCCCGAGCTGAAGCGGCTGATCGCGACGACGGACATTGCGTCGGCAAGAGAAGTCAAACTGGCAGGTGCCGCGAGCTAG
- a CDS encoding formate/nitrite transporter family protein translates to MSYLAPSEFVTKMVDAGESKIFMSTRDTVIRAYMAGAILALAAWFAVTINVNTGQPIIGALLFPVGFSMLYLLGFDLLTGVFVLSPLALIDKRPGVTLGGVLRNWGLVFVGNFGGALTVAFMMAFVTTFGFTQDPDKVGAAIGNIGEGRTLGYAAHGAAGMATLFIRGMLCNWMVSTGVVGAMISTTVPGKVIAMWMPILVFFYMVFEHSVVNMFLFPSGLMLHARFSILDYFIWNEIPTVLGNLVGGLAFTGLTLYTTHVLTKPKRQPAANPSSRAAA, encoded by the coding sequence ATGTCGTATCTCGCACCCTCGGAATTCGTCACCAAGATGGTGGACGCCGGCGAATCCAAGATCTTCATGTCCACCCGGGATACGGTCATCCGCGCCTACATGGCCGGCGCCATCCTGGCACTCGCGGCCTGGTTCGCCGTCACTATCAACGTCAACACCGGCCAGCCGATCATCGGCGCGCTGCTGTTTCCGGTAGGCTTCTCCATGCTCTATCTGCTGGGCTTCGACCTGCTCACCGGCGTGTTCGTGCTCTCGCCGCTTGCGCTGATCGACAAGCGGCCGGGCGTGACGCTCGGCGGCGTGCTGCGCAACTGGGGCCTCGTCTTCGTCGGCAATTTCGGCGGCGCGCTCACCGTCGCCTTCATGATGGCGTTCGTCACGACCTTCGGCTTCACCCAGGACCCGGACAAGGTCGGGGCTGCGATCGGCAATATCGGCGAGGGCCGCACGCTGGGCTATGCGGCACATGGCGCCGCCGGCATGGCGACGCTGTTCATCCGCGGCATGCTGTGCAACTGGATGGTCTCGACCGGCGTCGTCGGCGCCATGATCTCGACCACCGTCCCCGGCAAGGTGATCGCGATGTGGATGCCGATCCTGGTGTTCTTCTACATGGTGTTCGAGCATTCGGTCGTGAACATGTTCCTGTTCCCGTCCGGCCTGATGCTGCACGCCAGGTTCTCGATCCTCGACTATTTCATCTGGAACGAGATCCCGACCGTGCTGGGCAACCTGGTCGGCGGCCTCGCCTTCACCGGCCTCACACTCTACACGACGCACGTGTTGACCAAGCCGAAGCGGCAGCCGGCCGCCAATCCGTCGAGCCGCGCCGCGGCCTGA
- a CDS encoding NAD(P)/FAD-dependent oxidoreductase, with the protein MSEPLVIVGNGMAAARLVDELAKTALGRYAVAVIGDEPRLAYNRVLLSSVLAGETGSHEIELRPADWWRHRGVTVRYGYRVTEIDTGRRELKIDGEESVEYSKLVLATGSTPLRLNLPGADLAGVHTFRDSRDVDLLLTLAAARKRVVVVGGGLLGLEAAYGLAKAGAPVTLLHLMDRLMERQLDLPAADLLKTLVERKGIRILLNASTARIHGDNHVEAVELADGSRIEADAVIFAAGIKPNVALAKDAGIAVNRGIVVNDVMQTASPDIYAIGECAEHRGTCYGLVEPAYEQARVLARHLAGRPAAYQGSIVSTNLKVSGVSVFSAGDFMGGDGSESLVLTDRRRGTYKKLVIADGRLTGAVLIGDTVDALWYLELIRNREKVAAIRTDMMFGRALAHPSRAA; encoded by the coding sequence GTGAGTGAGCCCCTCGTCATCGTCGGTAACGGTATGGCGGCCGCGCGTCTGGTCGATGAACTCGCCAAGACCGCACTCGGCCGCTACGCGGTTGCCGTTATCGGCGATGAACCTCGGCTCGCTTACAACAGAGTGCTGCTCTCCTCCGTGCTGGCCGGCGAGACCGGCTCGCACGAGATCGAGCTGCGGCCGGCGGACTGGTGGCGCCATCGCGGCGTCACGGTTCGGTATGGCTATCGCGTCACCGAGATCGACACCGGCCGCCGCGAGCTCAAGATCGACGGCGAGGAGAGCGTGGAATATTCCAAGCTCGTGCTCGCCACAGGATCGACGCCGCTGCGGCTCAACCTGCCGGGCGCCGATCTCGCAGGCGTGCACACCTTTCGCGACAGCCGCGACGTCGACCTGCTGCTGACGCTCGCTGCTGCCAGGAAGCGCGTTGTCGTGGTCGGCGGCGGTCTGCTCGGGCTCGAGGCGGCGTACGGGCTGGCCAAGGCCGGAGCGCCGGTGACGCTGCTGCATCTGATGGACCGGCTGATGGAGCGTCAGCTCGATCTGCCGGCCGCCGACCTGCTCAAGACACTGGTGGAGCGCAAGGGCATCCGGATCCTGCTCAATGCTTCGACGGCCCGGATTCACGGCGACAATCATGTCGAGGCCGTCGAGCTCGCCGACGGCAGCCGCATCGAGGCCGACGCTGTGATCTTCGCCGCCGGCATCAAACCCAACGTGGCGCTTGCCAAGGACGCCGGCATCGCCGTCAACCGTGGCATCGTCGTCAACGACGTGATGCAGACGGCGTCGCCCGACATCTACGCAATTGGCGAATGCGCCGAGCATCGCGGCACCTGCTATGGGCTGGTCGAGCCGGCCTATGAGCAGGCGCGCGTGCTGGCGCGGCATCTTGCCGGCCGCCCCGCCGCCTATCAGGGCAGCATCGTCTCGACCAACCTGAAGGTGTCCGGCGTCAGCGTGTTCTCCGCCGGCGATTTCATGGGCGGCGACGGCAGCGAGAGCCTCGTTCTCACCGATCGCAGGCGCGGCACCTACAAGAAGCTCGTCATCGCCGACGGCCGGCTCACCGGGGCCGTGCTGATCGGCGATACCGTCGATGCGCTCTGGTATCTCGAGCTGATCCGCAATCGCGAGAAGGTGGCTGCGATCCGTACCGACATGATGTTCGGCCGCGCGCTGGCGCATCCGTCCAGGGCGGCTTGA
- a CDS encoding dioxygenase: MTQFNETELTEAVVKSFDNTPDRRAKFLLQELVKSLHDYVSKTGLTFEEWEYAIDFLTRTGQKCSDTRQEFILLSDVLGVSMLVDAVNHRDRDGATETTVLGPFYVGEHKVTAHGTDISPNNLTGERMFVQSRVTDLKGQPLANVPIDVWHADDDGFYDSQKANYDEVGASARARFITDADGRFFFRTILPCSYPIPTDGPVGEMIVQTRRHPMRPAHVHFLVNARGYEPLITHVFMDGDKYLDSDVVFGVKDDLIAKVEPRTDAEMPDGTKATGKWHLMTYEFHLKPGGGIAPKPLGTKAAEPA; the protein is encoded by the coding sequence ATGACCCAGTTCAACGAGACCGAGCTTACCGAAGCCGTCGTCAAAAGCTTCGACAACACGCCTGACCGCCGCGCGAAATTCCTGCTGCAGGAATTGGTGAAGTCGCTGCACGATTACGTGAGCAAGACCGGTCTCACCTTCGAGGAGTGGGAATACGCCATCGATTTCCTGACCCGCACCGGCCAGAAATGCAGCGATACAAGGCAGGAGTTCATCCTGCTCTCCGACGTGCTCGGCGTCTCCATGCTGGTCGACGCGGTCAATCATCGCGACCGCGACGGCGCCACCGAGACCACGGTGCTGGGCCCGTTCTATGTCGGCGAGCACAAGGTAACCGCCCACGGCACCGACATCTCGCCGAACAACCTGACTGGCGAGCGGATGTTCGTGCAGAGCCGCGTCACCGATCTCAAGGGCCAGCCGCTCGCCAATGTTCCTATCGACGTCTGGCATGCCGACGACGACGGCTTCTACGATTCCCAGAAGGCGAACTATGACGAAGTCGGCGCCTCGGCGCGGGCGCGCTTCATCACCGACGCCGATGGCCGCTTCTTCTTCCGCACCATTCTGCCGTGCAGCTATCCGATCCCGACCGACGGGCCCGTCGGCGAGATGATCGTGCAGACCAGGCGTCATCCGATGCGTCCGGCGCATGTGCACTTCCTGGTCAACGCCAGGGGGTACGAGCCGCTGATCACCCATGTCTTCATGGACGGCGACAAATATCTCGATTCCGACGTGGTGTTCGGGGTCAAGGACGACCTCATCGCCAAGGTCGAGCCGCGCACCGATGCCGAGATGCCCGACGGCACCAAGGCGACCGGGAAGTGGCATCTGATGACTTACGAATTCCACCTCAAGCCGGGCGGCGGCATCGCGCCCAAGCCGCTGGGGACGAAGGCGGCAGAGCCGGCCTGA
- a CDS encoding MFS transporter: protein MKEGNPTWISDWRPEDEAFWNGGGKDVARRNLIWSIVAEHIGFSVWLIWSIVATKLPQAGFHYSTDELFQLVAVPGLIGALMRFPYTFAVTTFGGRNWTIFSAAVLFIPTLSLAYFVSRPDTPFWLMLLIASTAGLGGGNFASSMTNISFFFPDRMKGWALGLNAAGGNIGVSSVQLLTPILMTLAVINLFQAEPVGGVYLQNAGLMWVLPIAIAVFGAMFFMNNLTSAKASIKNQLAIVKRKHTWIMAFIYIGTFGSFIGYSAAFPLLIKTQFPTVTISIAFLGPLVGSLSRPFGGWLADKLGGSIITFWNFIAMAAATIGVLYFVGQKDFTGFLSMFLILFLTTGIGNGSTYRMIPSIFREENLFKVRGKGDAARALALKTASIESGAAVGFIGAVGAVGGYLIPSSFGKSIAATGGPQLALAIFLAFYAVCLAMTWWFYLRRSPQGEGAPSLAEARV, encoded by the coding sequence ATGAAGGAAGGCAATCCGACGTGGATTTCTGACTGGCGCCCCGAAGATGAGGCGTTCTGGAATGGGGGCGGCAAGGACGTCGCCCGGCGCAACCTGATCTGGTCGATCGTCGCCGAGCACATCGGCTTCTCCGTCTGGCTGATCTGGAGCATCGTTGCGACCAAGCTGCCGCAGGCGGGCTTCCACTACTCGACCGACGAACTGTTCCAACTCGTGGCGGTGCCGGGATTGATCGGCGCCCTGATGCGCTTTCCCTACACCTTCGCTGTAACAACGTTCGGCGGCCGCAACTGGACCATTTTCAGCGCAGCCGTTCTGTTCATCCCGACGTTGTCGCTCGCTTATTTCGTGAGCCGGCCCGACACGCCGTTCTGGCTGATGCTGCTGATTGCTTCGACCGCAGGCCTCGGCGGCGGCAACTTCGCCTCCAGCATGACCAACATCTCCTTCTTCTTCCCTGACCGGATGAAGGGGTGGGCGCTCGGCCTCAACGCCGCCGGCGGAAATATCGGTGTCTCGAGCGTGCAACTGTTGACGCCGATCCTGATGACGCTCGCCGTCATCAACCTGTTCCAGGCAGAGCCGGTCGGCGGCGTCTATCTCCAGAACGCCGGCCTGATGTGGGTATTGCCGATCGCGATCGCGGTGTTTGGCGCCATGTTCTTCATGAACAACCTGACCTCGGCGAAGGCGTCGATCAAGAACCAGCTTGCCATCGTCAAGCGCAAGCACACCTGGATCATGGCCTTCATCTACATCGGAACGTTCGGCTCCTTCATCGGCTACTCCGCCGCGTTTCCGCTGCTGATCAAGACCCAGTTTCCGACGGTGACGATCTCGATCGCATTCCTCGGGCCGCTGGTCGGTTCGCTGTCGCGACCCTTCGGCGGCTGGCTCGCCGACAAGCTCGGCGGGTCCATCATCACCTTCTGGAATTTCATCGCGATGGCGGCTGCCACGATCGGCGTCCTCTACTTCGTCGGGCAAAAGGATTTCACCGGCTTCCTGTCGATGTTCCTGATCCTGTTCCTGACCACGGGCATCGGCAACGGATCGACCTATCGCATGATCCCCTCGATCTTCCGCGAAGAAAACCTGTTCAAGGTGCGCGGCAAGGGCGACGCGGCGCGCGCGCTGGCGCTGAAGACGGCGAGCATCGAGAGCGGTGCGGCTGTCGGCTTCATCGGCGCGGTGGGTGCCGTCGGCGGTTATCTGATCCCGAGCAGCTTCGGCAAGTCGATCGCGGCGACCGGCGGTCCGCAGCTCGCGCTGGCCATCTTCCTCGCGTTCTACGCCGTCTGCCTCGCTATGACCTGGTGGTTCTATCTGCGTCGCAGCCCGCAGGGTGAAGGCGCGCCAAGCCTCGCCGAAGCGCGGGTGTAA
- a CDS encoding bifunctional protein-serine/threonine kinase/phosphatase: MGRGLQISIGQHSDKGRKPVNQDFHGALIPTEPLLSLKGIAVVLADGISSSAVSQEASESAVKSFLTDYYCTSESWTVKHSARRVLEATNSWLHAETRRSRYAYDRDKGYVCTFTAMVIKSTMAHIFHVGDCRIYRVAGKALEQLTDDHRTIVSSEQTYLGRALGINPQIEIDYQALQIEKGDIFLLATDGAYEFVDQRFVTATLEACAGDLDGAARSIVEEAYRRGSDDNITVQILRIDEVPRTGSSEIFGSTAELPLPPLPEPRALFDGYRIVREVHASSRSHIYLAVDSETDEMVALKIPSIDLRDEPAYLQRFLMEEWIARRIDSPHVLKPRSRSKRRNYLYVATEFIEGQTLRQWMLDHPRPDIETVRDIVDQIASGLRAFHRMEMLHQDLRPDNILIDKTGTVKIIDFGAVKVAGVAEASPDPADAEILGTLQYTAPEYFLGEGGSPRSDMFSLAAICYQMLTGELPYGAQVARIRGRSDAWKLRYRPASHDDRAVPIWIDGALRKALHPDPNKRHEDLSEFTYELRTPNPAYFATRTTPLIERNPLLFWKLTTVVLACTVVALLALLHAR, encoded by the coding sequence ATGGGTCGGGGCTTGCAAATCTCGATCGGGCAGCACTCCGACAAGGGGCGCAAGCCGGTCAACCAGGACTTTCACGGCGCGCTGATTCCGACGGAGCCGCTGTTGAGCCTGAAGGGAATCGCCGTCGTCCTGGCCGACGGCATCTCGAGCAGCGCGGTGAGCCAGGAGGCGAGCGAGTCGGCGGTCAAGAGCTTCCTGACCGACTATTACTGTACTTCCGAATCCTGGACGGTGAAGCATTCGGCGCGGCGCGTGCTTGAAGCCACCAACTCGTGGCTCCATGCCGAAACGCGGCGCAGCCGGTACGCCTATGATCGCGACAAGGGCTACGTCTGCACTTTCACGGCCATGGTCATCAAGTCGACCATGGCCCACATCTTTCACGTCGGTGACTGCCGGATCTACCGCGTAGCCGGCAAGGCTCTCGAACAGCTGACCGATGACCATCGCACCATCGTCTCGTCGGAGCAGACCTATCTCGGTCGCGCGCTCGGGATCAACCCGCAGATCGAAATCGACTACCAGGCTCTTCAGATCGAAAAGGGCGACATCTTCCTGCTGGCCACCGATGGCGCGTACGAGTTCGTCGATCAACGCTTCGTCACGGCCACACTCGAGGCCTGTGCCGGCGATCTCGACGGGGCGGCGAGGAGTATCGTCGAGGAGGCCTATCGGCGCGGCAGTGACGATAACATCACCGTCCAGATCCTGCGCATCGACGAGGTGCCACGGACTGGCTCATCGGAGATCTTTGGCAGTACCGCCGAGCTGCCGCTTCCGCCATTGCCGGAGCCCCGGGCGCTGTTCGACGGTTACCGCATCGTGCGCGAAGTGCATGCCTCTAGCCGCAGCCATATCTATCTGGCGGTCGACAGCGAGACCGACGAGATGGTCGCCCTGAAGATCCCCTCGATCGATCTCCGCGACGAGCCCGCCTATTTGCAGCGCTTCCTGATGGAGGAGTGGATCGCGCGGCGGATCGACAGTCCGCACGTCCTGAAGCCGCGCTCGCGCTCCAAGCGGCGAAACTATCTCTACGTCGCGACCGAGTTCATCGAAGGGCAGACGCTGCGGCAATGGATGCTGGACCATCCGCGTCCCGACATCGAGACCGTGCGCGACATCGTGGACCAGATCGCGTCGGGCCTGCGCGCCTTCCATCGCATGGAGATGCTGCACCAGGATCTCAGGCCCGACAATATCCTGATCGACAAGACCGGCACCGTGAAGATCATCGACTTTGGCGCGGTCAAGGTCGCCGGCGTGGCGGAAGCATCGCCCGATCCGGCCGACGCCGAAATCCTCGGGACGTTGCAGTACACCGCACCGGAATATTTCCTCGGCGAAGGCGGCTCCCCGCGCTCGGACATGTTTTCGCTGGCGGCCATTTGCTACCAGATGCTGACCGGAGAGTTGCCTTACGGCGCCCAGGTTGCCCGCATCAGGGGACGGTCGGACGCATGGAAGCTCCGGTATCGTCCGGCCAGCCACGACGACCGCGCCGTCCCCATCTGGATCGACGGCGCGCTACGCAAGGCGCTGCATCCCGATCCCAACAAGCGGCACGAGGACCTGTCCGAATTCACTTACGAGCTCAGGACTCCGAATCCGGCCTATTTCGCCACGCGGACCACGCCCCTGATCGAGCGCAATCCGCTGCTGTTCTGGAAGCTGACGACGGTGGTTCTGGCCTGCACCGTCGTCGCCTTGCTCGCCCTGCTGCATGCGCGTTAG